One Leifsonia shinshuensis DNA window includes the following coding sequences:
- a CDS encoding RidA family protein encodes MAVTFLQPDGLVRSPAFSHVAVVPPGSATVYLGGQNGVDETGALVSPEVGPQAARALDNAKVALAAAGATLNDVVQWFVLIDAGADLGAAYGAIGPQLARDGAPPLVTGSRVAGLGVPGALIEISAIAALPG; translated from the coding sequence ATGGCCGTCACCTTCCTTCAGCCGGACGGGCTCGTCCGCAGTCCCGCCTTCAGCCACGTCGCCGTCGTCCCGCCGGGATCGGCGACCGTCTACCTCGGCGGCCAGAACGGCGTCGACGAGACCGGTGCGCTCGTGTCGCCCGAAGTCGGCCCGCAAGCCGCCAGGGCGCTGGACAACGCGAAGGTCGCCCTCGCCGCCGCGGGAGCGACGCTGAATGACGTGGTGCAGTGGTTCGTCCTCATCGACGCCGGAGCCGACCTCGGAGCGGCGTACGGCGCCATCGGGCCGCAGCTCGCCCGGGACGGGGCGCCGCCGCTGGTGACCGGGTCGCGCGTGGCGGGGCTGGGAGTGCCGGGGGCGCTGATCGAGATCAGCGCGATCGCGGCGTTGCCGGGCTGA
- a CDS encoding CsbD family protein, whose translation MGLDDKIENAAENAGGKAKEATGKATGNERLEAEGKGDQIKADLKNAGEKVKDAFKH comes from the coding sequence ATGGGACTCGACGACAAGATCGAGAACGCCGCGGAGAACGCGGGAGGAAAGGCCAAGGAGGCCACCGGCAAGGCGACCGGCAACGAGCGCCTGGAGGCCGAAGGCAAGGGGGACCAGATCAAGGCGGACCTGAAGAACGCCGGCGAGAAGGTGAAGGACGCCTTCAAGCACTGA
- the treY gene encoding malto-oligosyltrehalose synthase, with protein sequence MSHDVPTSTYRLQITPDFTLRDAAQVLDYLHRLGAGAVYLSPLLQSSTGSAHGYDVVDPTRVDEARGGPEALREFADAAHRLGLQVVVDIVPNHLGVAVPHENPWWWDVLRSGQGSAFAGHFDIDWAFGGGRLRIPVLGDGPDEEDALRVVDGELRYYDHRFPIAPGTEFASPREVHARQHYELVSWRRADAELNYRRFFAVNTLAGVRVEDERVFEDTHAEIGRWVREGLVDGLRVDHPDGLRDPGDYLRRLAELADWRPVWVEKILEGDERIPAWPIAGTTGYDALGIVDRVFVDPAGEEPLTALAEERDAREESRDWAGLVHRRKRSVADGILRSEVLRVVRELGDNRELGDNRELSDNAGDADTLADAVAEVAAAFPVYRSYLPFGADQLRSALEAAAASRPDLTDAVQALGTAFAPAPDGALAPASARFQQTSGAIMAKGVEDNAFYRYTRLVSLTEVGGDPSEFSLTVEAFHRLQRQRQSDLPHSLTTLSTHDTKRSEDTRARIAVLAELPERWGRFLDAVRHRVSIGDGSLENLLWQSIVGAWPASRERLQAYALKAAREAGASTTWTDPDPVFEGAMGELVDTAFDDPRVAAEVAAIAAIIEAPGASNGLGAKLVQLALPGVPDVYQGSERWERSLVDPDNRRPVEFDASAGLLAHLDDGWLPPVDSSGAAKLLVTSRALRLRRDRPELFAEYRPLAASGERADHLVAFDRGGVIALATRLPFGLAHAGGWGDTTVDLGPAVYRDELTGREVTGRMAVAELFDRYPVALLAVAR encoded by the coding sequence GTGAGCCACGACGTCCCGACAAGCACCTACCGCCTCCAGATCACGCCCGACTTCACGCTGCGGGACGCCGCCCAGGTGCTCGACTACCTGCACCGCCTCGGCGCCGGGGCGGTCTATCTGTCTCCGCTGCTCCAGTCGAGCACGGGGTCGGCGCACGGATACGACGTGGTCGACCCGACCCGGGTGGACGAGGCGCGCGGAGGGCCGGAGGCATTGCGCGAGTTCGCCGACGCCGCGCACCGGCTCGGCCTCCAGGTCGTGGTGGACATCGTGCCCAACCACCTCGGCGTGGCCGTGCCGCACGAGAACCCGTGGTGGTGGGATGTGCTCCGGTCCGGTCAGGGCTCGGCGTTCGCCGGCCACTTCGACATCGACTGGGCGTTCGGCGGCGGCCGGCTGCGCATCCCGGTGCTCGGCGACGGACCGGACGAGGAGGACGCGCTGCGCGTCGTGGACGGCGAGCTCCGCTACTACGACCACCGGTTCCCTATCGCACCTGGCACGGAGTTCGCGTCGCCGCGCGAGGTGCACGCGCGGCAGCACTACGAGCTGGTCTCGTGGCGGCGCGCCGACGCCGAGCTGAACTACCGCCGGTTCTTCGCGGTGAACACGCTGGCCGGCGTGCGCGTGGAGGACGAGCGGGTCTTCGAGGACACGCACGCCGAGATCGGGCGCTGGGTGCGTGAGGGCCTGGTCGACGGCCTCCGCGTGGATCACCCGGACGGCCTCCGCGACCCGGGCGACTACCTGCGGCGACTTGCCGAGCTCGCCGACTGGCGTCCGGTCTGGGTGGAGAAGATCCTGGAGGGCGACGAGCGGATCCCGGCCTGGCCGATCGCCGGAACGACCGGATACGACGCGCTCGGGATCGTCGACCGGGTGTTCGTGGACCCCGCAGGCGAGGAGCCGCTGACCGCGCTGGCCGAGGAGCGTGACGCGCGCGAGGAGAGCCGGGACTGGGCAGGGCTGGTGCACCGCCGCAAGCGGTCGGTGGCGGACGGGATCCTCCGGTCGGAGGTGCTGCGCGTCGTGCGGGAGCTCGGCGACAACCGGGAGCTCGGTGACAACCGGGAGCTCAGTGACAACGCTGGGGACGCCGACACCCTTGCCGACGCCGTGGCGGAGGTGGCCGCGGCCTTCCCCGTCTATCGGAGCTACCTCCCGTTCGGCGCCGATCAGCTGCGGTCGGCGCTCGAAGCCGCGGCGGCCTCCCGGCCCGACCTCACCGACGCGGTGCAGGCGCTCGGCACGGCGTTCGCGCCCGCACCCGACGGCGCGCTAGCGCCCGCCTCCGCGCGCTTCCAGCAGACCAGCGGCGCGATCATGGCCAAGGGCGTGGAGGACAACGCCTTCTACCGGTACACCCGGCTGGTCTCGCTGACGGAGGTCGGCGGCGACCCGTCGGAGTTCTCGCTCACGGTGGAGGCGTTCCACCGGCTGCAGCGACAACGGCAGTCCGACCTGCCGCACTCGCTGACGACCCTCAGCACGCACGACACCAAGCGCAGCGAGGACACCCGGGCGCGCATCGCCGTGCTCGCGGAGCTGCCGGAGCGGTGGGGCCGGTTCCTGGATGCCGTCCGGCATCGCGTCTCCATCGGCGACGGATCGCTCGAGAACCTGCTCTGGCAGTCGATCGTCGGAGCGTGGCCCGCGTCGCGCGAGCGCCTGCAGGCCTACGCGCTCAAAGCCGCCCGGGAGGCCGGTGCGAGCACGACCTGGACCGATCCGGACCCGGTGTTCGAGGGGGCGATGGGCGAGCTGGTCGACACGGCGTTCGACGATCCGCGGGTGGCGGCGGAGGTGGCGGCGATCGCCGCGATCATCGAGGCGCCCGGCGCGAGCAACGGCCTCGGCGCGAAACTCGTCCAGCTCGCCCTGCCCGGCGTCCCCGACGTCTACCAAGGCTCCGAACGCTGGGAGCGCTCGCTGGTCGATCCGGACAACCGCCGCCCGGTGGAGTTCGACGCATCCGCCGGGCTGCTCGCGCACCTGGACGACGGCTGGCTGCCTCCGGTCGACTCGTCAGGCGCGGCGAAGCTGCTGGTGACCTCCCGCGCGCTCCGGCTGCGCCGGGACCGGCCCGAGCTGTTCGCGGAGTACCGGCCGCTCGCCGCCTCCGGCGAGCGCGCGGATCACCTCGTGGCCTTCGACCGCGGCGGTGTGATCGCGCTCGCCACCCGGCTGCCGTTCGGGCTGGCGCACGCGGGCGGCTGGGGCGACACGACGGTGGACCTCGGCCCGGCCGTGTATCGGGACGAACTGACCGGCCGGGAGGTGACCGGCCGGATGGCCGTCGCCGAACTGTTCGACCGGTATCCCGTCGCGCTGCTGGCGGTGGCGCGATGA
- the treZ gene encoding malto-oligosyltrehalose trehalohydrolase, with the protein MSAVVATGFPDRTFPVWAPGAGGVEVEIAGAGRRPLQQDERGWWRLATPFDADAGSLDASSLDADSLDYGFVVDGAGPFPDPRSRRQPDGVHALSREWDPGDHAWADRDWRPGTLTGRVIYELHIGTFTPEGTLDAAAGRLDHLAGLGVDAVELLPVNAFNGPHGWGYDGVLWFAVHEPYGGPAAYQRFVDACHARGIAVIQDVVYNHLGPSGNYLPMFGPCLSEGRNTWGSSVNLDGPQSGEVRRLILDNARFWLGDMHVDGLRLDAVHALRDSSAEHILEALAREASGIRETTGRPATLIAESDLNDPKLIRERRRHGYGLDAQWDDDVHHAVHVNLTGETSGYYADFAGPQALIKTFERGFFHDGAWSSFRERNHGRPLDSDIPFTRLVAFSQDHDQIGNRAIGDRLTATLDEGRLAVAAALILLGPFTPMLFMGEEWGATTPWPFFSSHPEPDLAEATRTGRIAEFARMGWDPDVVPDPQDPATFESARLDWTEPEQPTHARLLAWYRHLIDLRRELPPDARATDVTCVDGVFGFTRAGLRVEAALSGDGLPSATDETVTEAVFDHAVRVTRVAS; encoded by the coding sequence ATGAGCGCGGTGGTGGCCACCGGGTTCCCGGACCGCACCTTCCCGGTGTGGGCGCCGGGCGCGGGCGGTGTGGAGGTGGAGATCGCCGGAGCCGGGCGGCGTCCGCTGCAGCAGGACGAGCGCGGGTGGTGGCGGCTGGCCACCCCGTTCGACGCTGACGCCGGCTCTCTCGACGCCAGCTCTCTCGACGCCGACTCTCTCGACTACGGCTTCGTCGTCGACGGCGCCGGCCCGTTCCCCGATCCGCGCTCGCGGCGCCAGCCCGACGGCGTCCACGCGCTCAGCCGCGAGTGGGACCCCGGCGACCACGCCTGGGCCGACCGCGACTGGCGACCCGGAACCCTGACCGGACGCGTCATCTACGAGCTCCACATCGGCACGTTCACCCCCGAAGGGACGCTCGACGCCGCGGCAGGCCGGCTCGACCACCTCGCCGGGCTCGGCGTCGACGCTGTCGAGTTGCTGCCGGTCAACGCCTTCAACGGGCCGCACGGCTGGGGCTACGACGGCGTCCTCTGGTTCGCCGTGCACGAGCCGTACGGCGGGCCCGCCGCGTACCAGCGGTTCGTCGACGCGTGTCATGCCCGCGGCATCGCGGTCATCCAGGACGTCGTCTACAACCACCTCGGCCCGAGCGGCAACTACCTCCCGATGTTCGGCCCCTGCCTGAGCGAGGGCCGCAACACCTGGGGATCGTCGGTCAACCTCGACGGGCCGCAGTCCGGGGAAGTGCGGCGGCTCATCCTCGACAACGCCCGGTTCTGGCTGGGCGACATGCACGTCGACGGGCTGCGGCTGGACGCCGTGCACGCGCTCCGCGACAGCAGTGCGGAGCACATCCTGGAGGCGCTCGCCCGGGAGGCGTCCGGCATCCGGGAGACGACCGGGCGGCCGGCGACGCTCATCGCCGAGAGCGACCTCAACGACCCGAAGCTGATCCGCGAGCGCCGCAGGCACGGCTACGGCCTCGACGCGCAGTGGGACGACGACGTGCATCACGCCGTCCACGTCAACCTGACCGGCGAGACGAGCGGGTACTACGCGGACTTCGCCGGGCCGCAGGCGCTGATCAAGACGTTCGAGCGCGGCTTCTTCCACGACGGCGCCTGGTCGAGCTTCCGTGAACGGAACCACGGCCGGCCGCTGGACAGCGACATCCCGTTCACCCGGCTGGTCGCGTTCAGCCAGGACCACGACCAGATCGGCAACCGCGCGATCGGCGACCGGCTCACGGCCACCCTCGACGAGGGACGCCTCGCGGTCGCCGCCGCGCTGATCCTGCTCGGCCCGTTCACGCCGATGCTGTTCATGGGAGAGGAGTGGGGCGCGACGACCCCGTGGCCGTTCTTCAGCTCGCACCCGGAGCCCGACCTGGCGGAGGCCACCCGAACCGGCCGCATCGCCGAGTTCGCCCGCATGGGCTGGGACCCGGACGTGGTCCCCGACCCGCAGGACCCCGCCACCTTCGAAAGCGCCCGCCTCGACTGGACCGAACCCGAACAGCCGACCCACGCCCGTCTGCTCGCCTGGTACCGCCACCTCATCGATCTCCGCCGCGAGTTGCCGCCCGACGCGCGCGCGACGGACGTGACCTGCGTGGACGGCGTGTTCGGGTTCACCCGCGCAGGGCTGCGGGTAGAGGCGGCACTGAGCGGCGACGGCCTCCCCTCCGCGACGGACGAGACGGTCACGGAGGCCGTGTTCGACCACGCGGTGCGGGTCACGCGGGTGGCGAGCTGA